In a genomic window of Stakelama saccharophila:
- a CDS encoding type II secretion system protein N has product MIATLPAGAVLKNRPWRTGISGTVWEGEVGVAGGSIVRWNWAPLRSLTSLGFAVDWRATGENTDLGGRALFRPGRMVVDKVSGSADATLLRALAPDLPFTCSMTMQVDLPRVALGGGDQEVEGQVAADPGSCAATGGSPAVPVPALMFTATPIGNETRMRLTPMAQRRREFVTATLAEDGTLRATMTPAGAGALPFAGLPAGASIRLD; this is encoded by the coding sequence ATGATCGCGACGCTGCCGGCCGGCGCGGTGCTGAAGAACCGGCCCTGGCGCACCGGCATTTCGGGCACGGTCTGGGAAGGCGAAGTCGGTGTGGCGGGGGGAAGCATCGTGCGCTGGAACTGGGCGCCGCTGCGATCGCTCACCAGCCTCGGCTTCGCCGTGGACTGGCGCGCCACCGGCGAGAATACCGATCTGGGCGGCCGCGCCCTGTTCCGCCCGGGGCGCATGGTCGTCGACAAGGTCAGCGGCTCCGCCGACGCCACGCTGTTGCGGGCTTTGGCCCCCGATCTGCCGTTCACCTGTTCCATGACCATGCAGGTCGATCTGCCGCGCGTCGCTTTGGGTGGCGGCGACCAGGAAGTCGAAGGGCAGGTCGCCGCCGATCCGGGAAGCTGCGCCGCGACCGGGGGCAGCCCGGCCGTGCCGGTGCCGGCGCTGATGTTCACCGCGACGCCGATCGGCAACGAGACGCGGATGCGCCTCACCCCCATGGCGCAGCGTCGCCGCGAATTCGTGACGGCGACCCTCGCCGAAGACGGAACGCTGCGCGCGACGATGACGCCGGCCGGCGCCGGCGCCCTGCCCTTCGCCGGACTGCCTGCGGGCGCGTCGATCCGACTGGATTAG
- a CDS encoding ABC transporter substrate-binding protein, whose amino-acid sequence MHRRQLLRCLRSGLVLSSTAWAASPLLADDGDDRPVALLLPLTGPRAALGLSMRQAATLAENDGKLIAFDTAGTPQGAAAAAARAVDRDAALILGPLMSADVAPVVGAAGTTPVIAFTNDAAVRSSGAFVFGITAGQVTTAILGYARSRGVRSVAVIGDGSAWADAAAAEADRLQGTLGMEARAITVRADAPLPLAGEAPDAVFVPGGGETALAIARNLKPTGIQLLGTLEMIDHRPDALEALDGAWIASPDPRSFGGFANNFQARHGGRPGAIAALAYDAANIAAKLRAANRLDREGVLGSDGFSAVTGEVRFRTDGSVAREFAILEAAAGGYRKVATSRGA is encoded by the coding sequence ATGCATCGCCGTCAGTTGTTACGATGTCTGCGTTCGGGCCTGGTGCTGTCATCGACGGCATGGGCCGCTTCCCCCTTGCTTGCGGACGATGGCGACGACCGTCCCGTGGCGCTGCTGTTGCCGCTCACGGGGCCGCGCGCGGCGCTTGGCCTTAGCATGCGGCAGGCCGCCACGCTCGCGGAAAATGACGGCAAGCTGATCGCCTTCGACACCGCCGGCACGCCGCAGGGGGCGGCCGCCGCCGCGGCCAGGGCGGTGGACCGGGACGCGGCGCTCATCCTGGGTCCCTTGATGTCGGCGGATGTCGCTCCGGTGGTCGGCGCGGCGGGCACCACGCCGGTCATCGCCTTCACCAACGATGCCGCCGTCCGATCGAGCGGCGCCTTCGTCTTCGGCATTACGGCGGGGCAGGTGACGACGGCGATCCTCGGCTATGCGCGCTCGCGCGGGGTGCGTTCGGTCGCGGTGATCGGCGACGGCAGCGCCTGGGCGGACGCCGCGGCGGCGGAAGCCGACCGGTTGCAGGGTACGCTGGGCATGGAAGCCCGTGCGATCACGGTTCGCGCCGATGCACCGCTGCCCCTGGCCGGAGAGGCGCCGGATGCGGTGTTCGTCCCCGGCGGCGGCGAGACCGCGCTGGCGATCGCGCGCAATCTGAAGCCGACCGGTATCCAGCTTCTCGGCACGCTGGAGATGATCGACCACCGCCCCGACGCGTTGGAGGCGCTGGACGGGGCGTGGATCGCGAGCCCCGATCCCAGATCCTTCGGCGGGTTCGCCAACAACTTCCAGGCGCGACATGGCGGCCGGCCGGGCGCCATCGCCGCGCTCGCTTATGACGCCGCGAACATTGCCGCGAAGCTGCGCGCGGCCAACAGGCTCGACCGGGAAGGCGTGCTTGGCAGCGACGGGTTTTCGGCGGTCACGGGCGAGGTGCGCTTTCGCACCGACGGCAGCGTCGCGCGCGAGTTCGCGATCCTGGAAGCGGCGGCGGGCGGCTATCGCAAGGTGGCGACAAGCCGGGGCGCATGA
- a CDS encoding type II secretion system protein GspJ, translated as MIPHREQGFTLIEVMISLGLFALIAVAGLGLVDSVLNVQGKTEAHLDRLDAYRRAMFIIDSDFDQIARGGISGDTDSVQFVRAAPGFGGPPVPVRYDLRGGALTRIAGARPQLVLPGVRTGRWRYFYDGAWTDHWPPNAELKEVRPRAVAVEMQVARGTLRRVVSLPHRPAGEETE; from the coding sequence ATGATTCCGCACCGCGAACAGGGATTCACGCTGATCGAGGTGATGATCTCGCTCGGCCTGTTCGCGCTGATCGCGGTCGCGGGGCTGGGCCTGGTCGACAGCGTCCTCAACGTACAGGGCAAGACCGAGGCGCATCTCGACCGGCTGGACGCGTATCGCCGCGCGATGTTCATCATCGACAGCGATTTCGACCAGATCGCGCGCGGCGGCATCAGCGGTGATACGGACAGCGTGCAATTCGTGCGCGCGGCGCCGGGCTTCGGAGGGCCGCCGGTGCCGGTCCGGTACGATCTGCGCGGCGGCGCATTGACCCGCATTGCCGGCGCTCGTCCACAGCTTGTCCTTCCCGGCGTTCGTACCGGGCGCTGGCGATATTTCTACGATGGCGCGTGGACCGACCATTGGCCGCCCAATGCGGAGCTGAAGGAAGTGCGGCCCCGCGCCGTGGCGGTGGAGATGCAGGTGGCGCGCGGCACGTTGCGGCGCGTCGTCTCCCTGCCGCATCGGCCCGCCGGGGAAGAGACGGAATGA